From Malaya genurostris strain Urasoe2022 chromosome 2, Malgen_1.1, whole genome shotgun sequence:
gattgtaacatgacatgcgacaacttcaatacctggtatcgatgggaagtcaatgcgatagaaagaatagcactttttgatccccaaaagtactcctccataagaatcatctcgatccagacgaataatgttaaaatcgtggaagtttaagggtatttcagaagttagccaagtttcgcacaatgcaaatgcgtcacatttcagattatctactagaaatttgaaaggatctatttttgggatgatacttctacaattccactgtataacagtgattgtatccgtgacctcggtgggtgacttagccatcgaaggatacgatcgctgaaagaatgggccattttgcagtcaactgcttcaagaatgttttaactgtaggaataaaagccattatcaggcttttaagaggttcagaaatattgaaagtagacatgatccagtccacaatatcagagaatttaacaaacccagtatttggtaaattctctgactgatctttagggactttcgggggttttgaaggcccaggaagtgatggaaattcttgctcgaaatttaattttccaaggcctggagcttttttctctggttttttgccatcactaccagttgttgtaatttttcgagacccatcagaggacatcttcgaacccttactagggagcttttgagaggatttatttcttctctttctaattgatgagctatgagggacagccgaagatgtaccttcgagggggtcatcatattcgctctcgtcagttgacaagtaagcgtaaggattttcggtaggtggcgtagcacatttcaacatttccgcaaaagagcgtttggaatgttgcttgagtgaacgcttcattttatccttacgcaatttgtacacgggacaatcagagaggtcatgcggcccttccttacagtagagacacttttcaatgtctccactgcaggagttatccgcatgactccctccacactttatacaccgggatttattgcaacaatgggatgctgtatgtcccaattgtttgcaattggtgcagtttatgacccgcggcacaaaaagacgaacaggtaaacggactcggtcctggaggacgtaattaggcaaagccgagccagcgaaagtcacccgatacgagtctgatgggatataggacttagtcccatcctcagcggtcgatactgaacgcaattgcttgcagtccagtatcttaacgttcttgagtagggggtttttaaaaccgcctgccccatgcttaataacgtcctcgcaagtcagactcggatcggtgatcacgccgtctatctcgacttcgcgagctggtacgtatacgcgatactcccgcgtgaaatgctcactttgaacgatctcattagcctgttttgcactggctaacaagaccctaagcttgtccgggcgtactttttcaattttttgtactgtaGAATATCGCGAGGTCAGGTCCTTTGATAGTCTAAggaggtttattttttttccattggctttggtccggatgtaaaccgcaaatGGTCGGCCTCCCTTCTAATGcgcgatttattgccatcagaagcatccatctGGTCAtcaaggggaaggtcaggcaattttaTATCGCCTGTCATGTCACGGACTTGTGTCCGTGCGGTCAGATTCGGGGTGCAAATGAAGTGGTATTAAACAACagggaaaataaagttttacttaGCTTAAGCTCCAATACGGTGAACAGCTGCCAAGACGCGGTCCGAGGCAATCGGTAAATAATCCTTCCAgtagagtgcaaaaaacctctttcaggaaaaagcacttttttcagtctctcactacactgtccaataaaacgtttctctttttatcactatatatatttatcacgatatatacgcagcgcccagcgctggcgctggctaacggtaaacacgcagtgctgctttacacaagctcacagtcggccttgagaacggattaattagaactatcactcgaccgcactgatgcagacaatagaatacggaatgaccttgataacggaataaaacaattcaccacgcgattggagaaagccgaatttacgtccgatcgatccgatagtcacggcacgagTGATTATTTCTGATCTGACACGCTGTGTAACATCGATTCAGAACGACTTTGTTATGGTATTAGACTAGCGGTGAGAGAGAAGAGAAGTAAAAAGAAGAATTTCCCTTCTGATGATCTAAAACGATTTGACTTTCGGGTTGAAATGTCCTATTGTGTTTCCAAATGCAATGGTGACCCAGTCACGAGGGCAGCCTTTAAAACATTGCGAAATCAATTCGAATAAGAGTAACCGTTCTTCTGATCCTGTAAACCTAGGAAAAGCTTCGTATTCAATAGAAGAGAAGATAAACAAAGTTGCTTATACGACCATTTAAAAAGTTCGCGGAAGATTCAGGAATCGGATTTCATATAAATTTGATCGGGTTTacagattttgatagtcgattATTAAATGAACCTACACGGAACGATCGAAATTagctttttggcaaaaaaattagttgatttcctgattttagttagttattttttgagacaactaaaaaaatcttacttttgctaatttggattttttattcacaatcccctaaaaaaagcaaaaatattagttgaaataactgattttttagttgaattcgccaactaaacgtgctgtcatttaacAGCGAAGACACAtaccatttccattcaactaatttgttAGTTGAATCAGcagaaataaaattatattcaaccaatatgaattttTGAACTCAGTAGAAAACATTCCTAAATTCAGTAATATATTTTTGATTTCAATTGATTCTGacaattgattttaacaacgatgTGTGTTaactttcgtgttatttttactgattttaactatttgaaaatattaaatGTAACAAAAGTCGTAATTGAATCCAACAAAAAATTCTTTGATTTGAACTAAAAATCGACACTAAATATAACCATAATCAATTTTAAATATTGCCGGATTTTCTCATTATATATTTCCGAattacaaaaaatatgtttgttttaataTATCATTTACTCCGTGTATACAAGCACTTTACGTggtaaacataaaaaaatagttATCGTAAACGTTTGATCACTATATACGAACGCACTGTTACAGTGCCATACATTGTAGGAAATCTAACAAcatgataaaattttaatacatttcattttttaaataaagtttGAATTTATCGAATGTAAGTATTATTTTCATAATGCTTACGatgagaaatttttgaaataacactcatcagtttagtaaaaataatatacgTAGTTTTACGTCGGTAACATTTAAAGTTCTGATAGCAATGTTTTCACACATTGGTAATTTCGATCGCAGTTAGCGATTTTAATCCCATAACAATATTGCTGAATGAAAGTCCAAACTGATCTTGACTCCGCTGGATATGCCGCATTAAAAATCATGCAACCTTTAAGTACAGCGTCTATTGCGCTTAATAGAcagtttgttgtttgcaaattatTTGTTTCGAAGTAagcaaaataatgcttttttaCTTCATTTGCAACCACAATCACGTGTGGCTGGACACGTAGTCCATGCTGTCCCATTTCACTTCTGTACTTCTGAACAGAAGTTTCAATATCGTTATGcgtctgagaaaaaaaaatacattgtttACATTGGTATATAAAGTTACAAATTGGCATATCTTACCAAAACCACATGTACAAATCCTCTCTCTACATCTCGAAAGCTTGGTTTGTAGTTCGCTTTTACCAGCCCTGGATGCAGCAGTCCACATAGGATATGTGAAAACAATATCATATTTTCTTTTCCTTGGACTTCAAATTCTCGTAGCATATTCCGATGACGGATATTTCTCAAGGCTTTTCCAGCATATTCGCAGACTTTATTTATTAAAGTGGGccactttttaaaaatatcggtGTTAGTTTGGTACCCAACACCAAAATCAtaagaaatctaaaaaaaagaaatttgtaAATCATTCTGATATATGATATATGAATAATTTTCGTAATCAGATGACGGACTGTTATACTCACAAGTTCCAATGCAATTGGTTGTACGAGAATAGGCCACATATGTTCAGTCCAAAGTTGAGAAATTTCTTTACCGCTAATGGTTGTGAACTCTTTACGACGCAATGAATGACATAACTTCCAACGTGAAACAACTTCTTCCGTTGGAAAACGACCATATTTCAGCCACTCCTTTGCTTCTTCCATCTCTATTTCTGTAGAAATAAATGccgtaataatttatttttaaaggtgaaaaaactgcaaacaaTCGGTACCAGTATGCTCAAGACAATGTGCATCTTCTGATGACGGTTGAATAGCTAAAATCACATGTTCTCCAGTTTTGATCCTTTTCTGTAAATTATATTTAACCGATGGAATTTTTGCCATGTAGTACTCCAGGtactgaaaaataaatattaatttatgCTTTAATTGTTTATCTCTGGCTAGATACTACATATAAATGAAACAtaagaaatattatattacttATACTGTCGCCCTACGCATAATTGTGACAAATTTTGAAGGAtttcctatatatatatatatatatatatatatatatatatatatatatatatatatatatatata
This genomic window contains:
- the LOC131430049 gene encoding uncharacterized protein LOC131430049, producing the protein MQQEEEIYEVQLDETPMQGTVAEFLKLYNLTFLFDAIVENDLNDIGTFAFLLEEDIKELTKECTLGARIRLRKCVQKVNANLTEPSAAHKEHYKTSKVCFENVLIPNPSILELDRLLETVHGKMILQFYHAHQSLNKLHRMKLIKMIVEHLAARMELKALKSQWSRVIHEEVVNKFPSELKYLEYYMAKIPSVKYNLQKRIKTGEHVILAIQPSSEDAHCLEHTEIEMEEAKEWLKYGRFPTEEVVSRWKLCHSLRRKEFTTISGKEISQLWTEHMWPILVQPIALELISYDFGVGYQTNTDIFKKWPTLINKVCEYAGKALRNIRHRNMLREFEVQGKENMILFSHILCGLLHPGLVKANYKPSFRDVERGFVHVVLTHNDIETSVQKYRSEMGQHGLRVQPHVIVVANEVKKHYFAYFETNNLQTTNCLLSAIDAVLKGCMIFNAAYPAESRSVWTFIQQYCYGIKIANCDRNYQCVKTLLSEL